The following is a genomic window from Chanos chanos chromosome 1, fChaCha1.1, whole genome shotgun sequence.
TTATTTAACGAAACAGAGTTTACATCCTTCTAATCTCCTTAAAGATATAACTTAAACAGTGCTTGGTAAAACATAACAATATGATATCAATAATGTAAAATGACAGTGTCTACTGGATCACAGTAACTTAAAACATTACTcttgtttgtttcctcatttcccctgattttggcttttttttcccctcccttggCATCATCCCTATCTCTGCATTTACAGGCACTTTGTTTGCTTCAGCTGAGTCACTCAAACATTGTCAAATACAGAGAAATGTTCATATCCTGGGACAAAAGTGTAAGCTCGCAACTTTTAATACTGCTTAAACATTTTTGACGCATTAGAGGAGAAACACATTTGAATTAGAGGAGAAACCCTTGGATTCAAATGCCTTGCTACAGCTTTTTGGCACTGCATGGAAATGCCTGTCTTTTTTGTGCCATTAAAAGTTTCCTGAGTGAATCTAAAAATGCACGTTTAATTTTAGATCTCCTCAGTAATACTTTCCATGGTGATGGATTGTCCTTACACAACAACTCTGAGTGATGCCATCTGTTACCATAGGGAGCAGAGACAGACGTTTGATAACAAGGTATACCAAATAAGAAAGCCTGGTAAGCATTTATCGACTGTCTAGACTCTcatttcacgttttttttttttttttgcagtcaaAACATTTAGAAACTCACAATTACCACGTTCAATTCATCAGGTCTTGTTAAACAACAAAGCgctgctgtctctccctcaggtCATCCAGTTGTTCCTAGGACAGATGGTGGATGCTCTTACCTACCTACACAGGCACAATATTGTTCacaggttgtttgtttgtttgtttgttttcattgtgtatcTTTCACAGTGCTGACATAAACGAGTCTGATTTTCCAGTTTTTTACGTTTACGTATGTGACCGTTAAGAAATCTGAAACCGTCGAACGTCTTGATGGATGAAGGGCCGTCGTTTCGCATGTTTGATTTCGGGACTGCGTCGATTCTCGAAGACAGGCTTGAGACGCTAAAATGGATTAAGTGCTCAGAGCGCACCCTCCACGCCCTGAAAGGTACGCTTGTGCCTTGTCTTCATCGATGACACtcatcatttttaattattataaCTGTAATGCTTCATTCACACTTCCCGTAGTGGCCAATGCGTGCATGGCTCCAGAGAGTGTGACCCAGCGACAGTGGACTGAGAAGACTGATGTTTGGTCTCTGGGCTGCATTCTGTTGGACATGCTCACCTGTCACGTGGTTGACGTATGTCTGACAgaacattctctttttctcagcaCCTTACCGTACAGCTGACACCGTAGGGCATTTGTCATCTGAAACATTTTACCAACATTgattttgctgatgttgttgttctctcttCAGGACACTTGTTGTTTTTAGAACAGTGATGTAAATAATTCAGTTCGATTGTCACAACTCTAAGAATAATTGTCTTGGGCTTCAGTCACATGCCTTGTCAAAAAGAAATCCACTGGACATACTATGCATTTTGAGCGCCCTCTAGTGACGAGGTGCTGTGATAACATAACTACCTGAACTCATTGTAATGTCCATGCTCTTTCAGTGTCATTAATAATGTGGGGcactgtgtgctttgtgtgtccAGGTGGAGACCTCACAGAATCAGCTCTTTCAGATTAAAGAGAGTCTGAGCACGCTGAATATCGTCACATCCAAAGACTTTCACCTGCTCCTTACCATGATGTTTGACCCAAACCCCCAAACCAGGATCAATGTTTGGTTAGTGTCTTTGAGAGCCATATTCAAATATGATCACAGGATTCATTAATGTAGGGCAAGGGTTCAGACCAAGCAGAGACACATTTCTGATCatcaacaaatgttttttttaaatagcccCACTTTTGCATGCAGACTTGCTTAAGAACATCTTAAGATACATTGAACTTCGGCTACTTAGGTTATTCAGTGTCCAAAGCCTGAAGTCAATTCTGCCCTGTTTTAGATGATTTTATACTGGGTTTTTTGAACTGTAGACCCTGGTCAAAAAGCACATTTACTGAATATCTGGGCCTGAACCTCCGTTGagcaagccaaaaaaaaaaaaacaagttccaCAAGTTGCACTTAATACACTGTTAGTATTAGCATTAGCtacagagtgagaaaaacagacagaatagATCATCTTTCTTTGTTGTGCTAATATAGGGAACTTGTGAATGAGGATGTTGTGAAACAGTGTCTTACCATCTGTGGCTCCACTCTGCATGTGGTGAAGAAGAGTCTTCCACCAGGGGTTGCTGGACCTCCATTCACTGAGGGGTTTGACAAAGTTCTCGGTATGTTTAAACAACATATAAAATCTAATCTCTGTGCCCGAATATAGTCATCTGTGTTCGGCGTCCCTGAAAGATACATGCTTAGAGTTAGGCATTTGAAAAACAATTCATCTTGTATTACGGGGGTTTCTGTCCTCTTGAATCACAGAGTTCATGCAGATTCACAGTTATGTCCAGAGTGTTCAGAATTCTGTCCTGTCCTATCTgctggaggaagagaagaaaggtaATGCTTTTCACTTCTACCAAATGATCATTAATAGCAGTCACTTTCTATGGGTGTAACAGAACAGTCTGAAGAAACTCATCTTGTTGCTGACTGAGAATGATTTCTGATCATAGCACATGAGTTTAGAATTGGCTGCAAAAATGGATCAGTAGACAGATAATGTATATTTGATAATTATGTCAGCGGGGAAACTTTGAGCCCTGTTCAGCTAAAATAACTTCATCACAACATTTGTATCGCTaatacatgtctgtgtctgaatgCTGTTTCTTCTCCAGTACTGAACTGTATGGACCATTTAATAAACCTTATATCTCTTTATATCTCTGTTATGTATCTCAGTGTTGGACAGGGCCAGTGATGTGGTGAAGTCTGTGTCGTCTGCTATGCTGAATCATCTGGACTGTGCAGAGATCCAGCTGAAATCCTGCCAGCTATTACAGCGATGTTTACCAGCAGGTAAGTCAATAGAAGTCTGTTGTGCTGGCTCAGAGGAGGGGAGAGCCGTCCTTTAACACTGTTTATTATTTAGCTGTCGTCACACTTTACCATCACAGTCTTTTGTAGAATGGCCTTATTGAATGCTTGAAAAAGCCAGAGGCTGTATTTCCTGCTGCTGTGTTTACCTGCTGGATCCGAGTGACGTTTATCTTGACTCAGGTTGTTTTATTGGAACATTGTCTCAGTTCAGGGCAGCGGCATAAGTGTGCGTGTCAATGTGAGGAAGATTGTGACCTGCGCCCTCCGGACTGCGCAGACATATCCCACGCACACAGATCTGCTAACTCGTACCTTTCAAATCCTCAACCTCATCTCAGGGGATGGTGGGTGTTTTCTAAGCAGACGAAACCTCTGGTCTGGACACTTTTTCACTCAGAACTCTCATTAGCTCCCTTCTGATAACAGGCCTCAACAAAAGGGCTTCACTCAGTTCTGTTAATTACAAGTTTATAttcatacccatacacacagttaaatgtgtatacatacagtatattcatGTAAAGAGTATATAGATCAAGGATGGGGAGAATGGCTGGGTGTGTGCATAAAAGCTTTATAGGAATTCATTCTCAAAAATGATTGTAATTTATAATGGTAACTTCAATATTACTCTCAAAATGTTGCTCTCTCTAtcactttccttctctctctcaaaaaaaatgTGGATGCATATTTTTAGAGGAGACAGCTGAAGAAATTGTGGAACAAGGCGGAGTCCAGGAGGTGGTGAAGACACTAAAGGCATATCCAGAGAATGCAGAGATGGCCAACCTCTGTTTGAAGTGCCTCAAGAATGCTCTGACACAAGGTGACACACTTTTATAATTACAAAAGTAAACAATCACCGTCTGAATAACTGAACACCGGGCTCATTCTATCTacatgtcatttgtttttgcctgtgtggtgtgacagcGAAAACCCCCGTGTGTCTTTAAAACTCTCTAAGGTGGCAGTGCCATTGAATCGGTCGGAGGTGTTGttgagacagtgtgtttggttGGAGAGACTCACCTGCAGAATGAGGCTGtgactgagcgtgtgtgtgccgTGCTTAAGTCCTTGACCAGACTAGGTGAGAGATTAACACCTGGAAGGTGTTGAGAACACTACAAAAGTACAATGCATATGGAAAACAGCTGGCCTTGAAAAGACTGTCATTTATCGCACTGTGTCTAATTATGTGATGAGTGACTGACACATATTGTATAATGCTTTATCCACTGAACATGGTTCAGCACTAATTTGtcaaaatacacatatatatagcatatatatatatatcatatatttcTGTGTGCCCATACTTGATACTACTGCAGCCTGAATTACCATAGaattaaaaaatacagttatgGAAAAGTGGAAAGTAATTAGTTGGTCAGTGAGTTACTAGTATATGATGTGAACAGAATAAGAGTATTGAGCACTAACTCTCCCTTCCTGCTGTGCAGGTTTGTCTGAAGATAAACACATTGAGGATTCTGTCTTCGTCTTGATGCACTCTCTGAGTATTCATGCAAGCCAAAGCCGTATAATGAATGACATCTTCATAGCCCTGGCCAGCCTGGTCAGTGTATCAGGTGAGAGCAGAACACCTGGAACTGCCATAGTTACGCTACAGTAATTTTACCTTTAGGGGACAAAGTACACTAGAGAAGTGGTGGTAAAAAAATGTTAATGGTCTTTAAATGTTGGCAAATTTGCATGGGAGAGTAAATTCAATGCCGTTTTTTCAGCAGTTCTAGCTCTAATATTAAAGTGCGGCCCAGGTGCATTGTATGATTGGAAAAATAGGCAACACAGACTCAACTCAAGACAGACCACATCTCTGATAGAGTGCATGTGATGAAAAAATATGATGATGACAGACTGAATCTAGGTAATTAAGTTTCACAAGATAGCCAACTGCAAGAGAACTTGAGCTTTAAGGGTGGATGTCACTTGTTAACCATTTACTGTTGGAGGTCTAATGTACTCTATGAGAAAGCCCTGTTTTGCTGTAGTGTCTTGTGGTATGTGTAGTACTTGTATTAGGGAAATAATGTGGGTTTGAAGAAACATTAAAGTCACAGTAATGAGGAATGCATGGTAGACAACGCATTATCAAAACCCTGTTCTACCCGTTAGCACTGGCTGCTCGCAGACTCCTCTTCACCTCTAGTGGAGGAAGTGGCATAGCTCTTCTCAAGGAGGCCAGACTGAAACATCCTGGAGATCCAGAAGTTTCTGAGAACGTGTGCAGACTGTGGGATATGTTGACACAGTATGGTGAGtgtgttattttctgtgttatGGACAGATCTAGATGTGAACCTccgagggaaaaaaagcacttcatttgttttggggttttgtttttttttttgtttttttttatagatgaTATGATTCCAGAATTGCTTGTCGAGAATGTAGAAGAGGATCTGAGCCAGCTGCTGACAGAGTTTGCATTAAATAAGGTAAGATCGGAGAGGTGAAGTGTACAAATGCAACATGTAAGATTTCATGGTGGACAGATTAGACACTGAGGTCACATTCTTATTGTCATGtattgtcatgtttttctctctactAGGAAATTACTCGGTTGACACAACAGACTATATTGCGACTGAAGAGCCTTGATGATGAAGAGACAACCATCTCTGCTTGACTTTTATCAACctgtatttaaataaatgtccaGATGGCAGTAAAAAATGATACGCATTTGCACATTGTACTTTCGCTGGCACTGTGTCAGATATTAAATGTCAGTATAATTTAACAATAAACGCAGAACCCTTTTAGATTGCTTTTGTGTGGGCTAACGTTGTAATGTTGTAATAATTCATTGTATGGTAAATTGAGCAATCCCCTAAATTACTTGTATTCTTCTCTCATAATAGTATAGCTTTAGAGACCACGTTTCATTACCAGAGGTAATTAAACTCCACAACTGCAAAAGCCGAATATCATGGAGTCTTGGGCAGGTAAATCATAACACGGAGAAATGCTTCACGTGACGCGCGCCCAATCGTTTTGAAGCCATTAAATCTGTGTGTTAACATAATAACCGcatgatgtcactgttttcCAATATATCGAGTCGCAGTTAACAGCGCCCCTTAATCCAAAACACTGCAAAGCGGCGAGGGCAGTTCTCCATGcatgaacatttttcattttaaaatggaatatCTATGAGCTGCAGTATCCCAGCCATTCTAGGCAAGAAATCAGAGAGAATGAGCTCAAGTTTGACGATTACGTTTACATGAACTCTCTGCCGCGACTTTTCAGAGATGCTAATGTTAGGTTACGGTGACTTAGGCAACATAAAATGCATTCTCGGTGTTACCTTTCGTTTTGAAGAGTCAAACTGTTGGCGTTATTTTCAGCACTGGACAGAGCAATTGGAGtagcatctgtctgtcttcccgGAATACTTCTGGTTCGTGCGACGATTCATAGAGGACGTGTTCGAGGACCATAATCTGACTTAACATCAACATCTTTCGTTAATTATCATATCTAAGTggtgatatgtatgtgtgacttTATTGTCCGCAGGCGTTCTGTGCCTCTACGTGTCTCTCCTAGAGCGCGTGGCAGTCTACTTGACACAGGCGGGTGAATGCCCCGCGTTTCTTCATTTGCGGCAGCGTTAATTCCCTTTTCATTTGGCAGAATGCAGAGGTGAAAAAGAACCGGCAATACCGATCGAGGTGACTATCCTTGACGGTGATTTTATTACTGATACCTTTTAGCAACACGTCGGAAATCAACATAGACGCATGCATTCAAATCGAGGATTATCACGAAGACATTGCCTCGAAACCATGAACTGCAGCTGGGGAACAGAGCTGTGGGTACGTATAAAATCACTTGCAAATACGCCTTGATGCATAGCCACcccaaacaaaatgcatttgttcATGAGTTTGATTAAAAGATTTAACCACAAAATATGAACGGACGATGAGGCAGCACTGTTAATATGTGAACATACAGTTAGCAAAAGCCCGCTAGCTAATGACTAAGATATCTTACTGGTGGCTTAATAGTTCGCCCTATTGCACATCTTACTGTTCATACAGACGAGAGACACGATTGTTTTAGGTGGACTGCTCATCGTAACAATGTCCACGATGCCTCCGACATGCATCCGTACACCATTACTTCATATCCTCATGCAcatgtgttatttcagtgtaataACGGGCAAACATTGACACTAGATGTAGGCTAGCTAGCTAAAGCACTTAACGGGGCTAAATGGCAGTCTGCATTGTTAGCTAGCTTAATCAGTATGTTGCAAAGTGCATCCAGTAGTTGATGTGCTTTTGGCATTTTTGTAGACGCTGCGCTTGATGCAGAGGGAAATGATTCGTTAGTATGACGGATGTTAGTAGGCTATTTGCATCGTAAAGGGAAGGTTGCTGTCGGTCATTTTTGGAGGAGCAGCTTCAGATAAGGCACACAGCATATTCCCGTGTCAGGTTGGCTCAAATTTGGGTTTAAAGCATGATAAACTAACCGCTTACGGTCATTTTACATAGACTCCTGTtgaaagcaaaacagacaagcGGAGAAGACAGTCTTGTGTAGGTATATATTATTTAATGAAAGGACACAGGCCGTAGTCATTTCACCCCTGCTGTATTAACAGGTGAAATAAGAGGCTCTCTGCGCATGtgatatatatacatgtacatatatacatatatatttccCCCcagtaatatgttttttttctttttcccccaaatgATGATTAAACCGTGTAAATTAAACGGTTTTCTTAACTGAGCTTCTTCGGTGCATTCTGAAAGAATGCAAAATGCAGGTTAGCTCAGGACTCGGATCGGTCCATGTCTGGGAAACAGGTATGGGATAGGCTACATCATGGAAGCCCAGAGCAGGGCATTGTATGGACATTGGACGTTGTTgttatatctgtctctgtgtttcgtCTGCAAAACCTGAGTTTTGAttgtgaaaaaagtaaaaaaaaaaaaaaatgatcatatgAAGTAGCACCTGCCTACAAAATTCCCTTTGCCCTAGAAGAGTTTCCTCAGGATTTGGTACAGCAGGAAGACATGCAGTAGCAAATAATGTTCCTTCGTAAACCTCAGCAGTTCTCACAGCAACCTTCCCTTTATTTGTAGTAAATGGgcttacacagagacaaaccaaTACAAACTTGTTTTAAGTGCCTTTGCAAGCCACATCACATGGCGGCTATGGATGTGACCCGTAGCATAGCGCAGTTACAGTGACGGCAGCTCTAACAGTCATCTTATAACTCGTCTTTTCAGTGGTTCTCTAGCCCTCTAGTTCTTAAAGCAGAACACCTACTTTGATCTATGTCCCCTTCTACGTGTCAGTtaaatgcagacagacaggttgcTAACTAAGCCACAAAACTGTCTTTGCACCATAACTACACTGTAACTATAAGTTAGCTTTTATATTGACTTCCCAAGGCTGACAGACTGTTTGCTCATTTGACATAAAGGACCTCCCCGATGTCATGTAAAAGCTAGGCCTTAGCATCCCCTCGACATAGGCCACTGATATATACATTTTTGCATAATTCATTCTGAGATTAAACATAAGTTTAGTCAACCGTCCTCTCTTGAACCATAAGTTGGATCTGTTTTCAAAGCCTCCTGGTTTTGACCTATGTCTATTGATGGACACGGTGTCATATTTTTGAGCATCTGCAAAGTTAGATGATCTGTTCTCTCATAAAGAGCATTTTGCTGTTGTGGTTAATCGATAGTGGTTGTCACCTCAAAAACCCTTTTTGTTTTACAGGATCAATTTGACAACTTGGAAAAGCACACGCAATGGGGCATCGAATTTGTGGAACGGTACACCAAGTTTGTGAAGGAGAGATCTGAAATCGAACTAAGCTATGCTAAGCAAATAAGGTATGATAAATGTCCAGGTTTCCTCAATCCAGGGTTTGAGAATGTATAGGCCTTTTGTAGTTATGGTCTTTTGACTATCCAAGAGCAAGGCgtgttgctttgttttataaCTACTTTTGTTAAATTTATAAATGGTATGCATGGTACTAGAGGTATCACTTCTTACGAAGGGGTTTATGtacagacagtgaaaatgttGATCATTAAATGGTTGTAAAGATCAGGTCATATAAATTCTAAAGATAACTCTTGTTTTGCTTTATCTGATGTTGCTGAAAACCCGTTTCATTTCGGTGACTGGttgatttaaatgatttttacaAATAGCTTTTAcccatgttgttgttgttgttccaacATTTACCCATTGAAGTTGTTGAGCTATCAGTCAGAAACATTGAAAAATACTGATAGGTAGATTGACAGGTGTATTTCTTAGTGTTATTTTTCCGACAGTTTATCGCTCTATTGGGCAGACAGTTAATCCAGTCCAGTTAATCCATAGATATCTGGCTACCAGCTTCTTCCCCCTGTACAGTTTACCCATGTTGTATCTGAACAAACACAACCCGTGGCGTGTGGACAGATGTACCCTCCCatgctctttgtctctgtctgtgagagcaTTGTCGTGCTggccagtgttttattttcGCTGTGTTGTCAGCGACGATGTTATTAAACCGAGATGTTTGCGGCGATGGAAAATGTACACAACGGGACGCGTTACATGTCAGGCGTGCATCGC
Proteins encoded in this region:
- the LOC115804366 gene encoding serine/threonine kinase-like domain-containing protein STKLD1 — protein: MENYVVLDAMCPRSTGTTLFVEDRGSGSERTLKKVECLDEGAANQALQEALCLLQLSHSNIVKYREMFISWDKSISSVILSMVMDCPYTTTLSDAICYHREQRQTFDNKVIQLFLGQMVDALTYLHRHNIVHRNLKPSNVLMDEGPSFRMFDFGTASILEDRLETLKWIKCSELANACMAPESVTQRQWTEKTDVWSLGCILLDMLTCHVVDVETSQNQLFQIKESLSTLNIVTSKDFHLLLTMMFDPNPQTRINVWELVNEDVVKQCLTICGSTLHVVKKSLPPGVAGPPFTEGFDKVLEFMQIHSYVQSVQNSVLSYLLEEEKKVLDRASDVVKSVSSAMLNHLDCAEIQLKSCQLLQRCLPAGKSIETYPTHTDLLTRTFQILNLISGDEETAEEIVEQGGVQEVVKTLKAYPENAEMANLCLKCLKNALTQGGSAIESVGGVVETVCLVGETHLQNEAVTERVCAVLKSLTRLGLSEDKHIEDSVFVLMHSLSIHASQSRIMNDIFIALASLVSVSALAARRLLFTSSGGSGIALLKEARLKHPGDPEVSENVCRLWDMLTQYDDMIPELLVENVEEDLSQLLTEFALNKEITRLTQQTILRLKSLDDEETTISA